In Salvelinus sp. IW2-2015 linkage group LG3, ASM291031v2, whole genome shotgun sequence, the DNA window ACATTCTTTGGCATCAGTAGTAACCTCCATTCCTACGCACGGCTCCCCCACACCCGGCTCCCTGACCTCCAGCAGCCTGCCCTCCTAGAGGCCAACACAGGGAGCCGCAGCAGGCGAGTCAGGGTAAGAGCTGttatttttgattttattttatttaggcatgtcagttaagaactaggcaagtcagttacagaacaaattcttatttgcaatgatggcctacccagccaaacagacgacgctgggcaattgtgctccgccctctGGGActacccaatcacggccggatgtgattcagcctggaatcaaaccagggactgtagtgtcgcAGTGCCTCTAGACCGCTGCGCAACCGGGAGCACGTTATGCTACAAACATTATGCTGATTCGCGTTGCAACACTGGACCAGTGCAGCAAACGCACTGCTTTTACCGATAATATTAAGTCAATTATACAATTGAAGTCGATCGTCTCTCCCCATGAATTAGATATGGAGTTGTTTGAGAATGTAAgggaaagttagctagctaactaactgatCCTCTTTAGTGAtaatcccctctgtctctctcctctctacaggTCAGTAGTGAGTGTGAGTCTGCTGTGTCCTGTCACTCCTCTGTGTCTGATGACGAGGACATGGGCTGGAGCCACTCCTGGCCACCTACTGCCTGGCACTGCTTCCTCAAaggtacatatatatacatatatatatttatttatatatactgtatatatatatgcactTATCGGCCAGTTTATTAGCTacgtggctgtggcttgctatataaagcaggcagacagatatcgaggcattcagttagaATGAGMAAAACGAGTGACCATATCAACTTTGAGCATGGCATGATCGTCACTGTTAGTATCTCAGAATCGGCCgcccctcctgggcttttcaagcACGACCGTGTCtaaggtttacagagaatggtgcgacaaacacaaaacatccagtcagcagcagccctgatggcgaaaacagcttgttgatgagagaggtcgaaggagaatggtaAGAATCTTGCAAGCTAACAGGTAGACGCAAACAGACAAATCAtttgcagtacaacagtggtgtgcagaacggcatctcagaatGCACAACTcttcgatccttgtcacggatagGCTAttacagcagacgaccacaccgggttccactcctatcagctaaaaataagaagtggctccagtgggcacgtgatcatactggacaactgaggagtggaaaCACATCGCCTGGCTCGACGAATCCCGGTGCCTGTTGCGTCAAGCTCGATTtagcgtaagcagcatgagtccatggacacatcctgcctggtgtcaacagtacaggctggtggtgtactgGTKtagggaatgttttcctggtacACATTagatcccttgataccaattgggcatggattctacaagctTTTCCGACagcttgtagaatccatgcccaaATAATTCAGGCCGTTCTGGGGGCAAAKGGAGGTCCGACCTGGTACTAAATGTACTTAATAAACTGGGCACTGACTGTCTATGTGATCACTTCCGGGACCGAACGCCTGACCTTGTTGTGTAATGACCATTAATCAATTTTCTATACATTTCTTCCTGTGTCCTCAGGCACTCGTCTGCGGTTCCATAAGGGTTCTAGTGTGGAGTGGCAGGATGCTGAGAAACTGGTGTCAGACGAAGACTCAGACGATGAGGCAGAGGGTATAACCCGCCCCCTGAAGGTACAGTACATACTCATTTAGAGGCAAAATCACATCCCCTGAAGGTACAATAATGCCTAGCTCAGTGGACTAATGTGTTCCTGAGTAACACAGTTTAACTGAAATTCTTTAATATGGTCTCCTATCATCTCCTATCTCCCTATGAGCGCCTTGTGAGTAAAGTTCCCCATCAATAACTCTGTTGTGTCTTGTCCTCAGGGCTATGGTCGTGAGGGCCTGAGGCTGGTGTCCCACACAGAGAGCCGGGCGTTCGGCCAGTCCGTCCTCAAGCTGACCTTTGACCCAGGTGCCTGTGGGGAGTGTCTTCTGTCCGCTGAGTGTCAGCTGGACCACCCGTTCTACGTCAGAAACAAAGGTAGGAGGCCcgggtgatgtgtgggtgatgtgtRTGTAACGTATGTAAAGTATAAGGTGTATGTGTGTAACGTGTGTTTTCCTAACGTGTGTGTTCTTGTGGCAGGCTGGTCGTCGTTCTACCCCAGTCTGACTGTGGTGCAGTATGGGATCCCGTGCTATGAGGTGATGGTGGGAGACGTGTGTCTGCCTCCTGGACACAGAGATGCCGTCCACACTGACGACTCCCTGGTGTTCGACACATTCAGGAGGTAAAACCCCTCCGCATTAGTTCAATAGCGGTAGTAGTGTCCATTCTGTACTTTACAAACCATGTGTGACACGCTGGATTTGAACCGCGGCTCAAGACTGTGTTAGTCCCCCTGAGCTAAAGCCTCTCAGATCTCAGTGTGTGACTCTTCTTTGTGTTCCTGTGTTTTTCACATCAGTTATGACTTCACTCCCCTGGACTCGTCGGCGGTGTACGTCCTGAGCAGCATGGCCCGGCAGCGTAGGACCTCCCAGTCCGGMGGGGGCGCCGTCAGCCCCGACCAAGACACACACCGCAACAAGCTAATTAAGAGCCAGCAGGACTCGGGAGCAGCCGGCGGGGCTTCGCCCACGAAGTGCAAGCGGCCAATGAATGCATTTATGCTATTCGCAAAGAAGTTCAGGTTGGAGTACACCCAGATGTACCCTGGGAAggacaacaggtgtgtgtgtgcgtgtgcgcatttTGTGCTGTGCAAAAAAATCCCCAAATTCCCTGGACTAATCAATCAAGTTAATGTAatacattattgtgtgtgtgtgtgtgtgtgtttgccctcAGAGCGATCATGTGAT includes these proteins:
- the LOC111956082 gene encoding HMG box-containing protein 1-like — protein: TPSTFFGISSNLHSYARLPHTRLPDLQQPALLEANTGSRSRRVRVSSECESAVSCHSSVSDDEDMGWSHSWPPTAWHCFLKGTRLRFHKGSSVEWQDAEKLVSDEDSDDEAEGITRPLKGYGREGLRLVSHTESRAFGQSVLKLTFDPGACGECLLSAECQLDHPFYVRNKGWSSFYPSLTVVQYGIPCYEVMVGDVCLPPGHRDAVHTDDSLVFDTFRSYDFTPLDSSAVYVLSSMARQRRTSQSGGGAVSPDQDTHRNKLIKSQQDSGAAGGASPTKCKRPMNAFMLFAKKFRLEYTQMYPGKDNRCVCACAHFVLCKKIPKFPGLINQVNVIHYCVCVCVCLPSERSCDPLGGEVEEKMRGEERGCSQGNLSAQNHEKKG